A single region of the Mustela lutreola isolate mMusLut2 chromosome 2, mMusLut2.pri, whole genome shotgun sequence genome encodes:
- the MPND gene encoding MPN domain-containing protein isoform X1 produces the protein MAAPEPLSPAGGAGEEAPDEDEDEAEAEDPERPAGAGGARSGGGSCVGGGGGGGGGGGCGVGAGAGGCGGPGGALTRRAVTLRVLLKDALLEPGAGVLSIYYLGKKFLGDLQPDGRIVWQETGQVFNSPSAWATHCKKLVNPAKKSGCGWASVKYKGQKLDKYKAAWLRRHQLHIPTAAADESPASEGEEEELLMEEDEEEVLAGVSTEDKSRRPPGKGPLEPPHPEAVPPGKRVENKIRVPVRYCMLGSRDSARNPHTLVEVTSFAAINKFQPFNVAVSSNVLFLLDFHSHLTRSEVVGYLGGRWDINSQMLTVLRAFPCRSRLGDADMAAAMEEEIYQSLLLRGLSLVGWYHSHPHSPALPSLRDIDSQMDYQLRLQGSSNGFQPCLALLCSPYYSGNPGPESKISPFWVMPPPEQRPSDYGIPMDVEMAYVQDNFLTNDILHEMMLLVEFYKGAPDLVKFQEPWSQEHTYLDKLKMSLASRTPKDQGLCHVLEQVYSLLKQGS, from the exons ATGGCAG CTCCGGAGCCGCTGTCCCCGGCGGGCGGCGCCGGCGAGGAGGCGCCGGACGAGGATGAGGACGAGGCGGAGGCCGAGGACCCCGAGCGCCCGGCTGGTGCGGGCGGCGCGCGTAGCGGAGGCGGCAGCTGtgtcggcggcggcggcggcggaggaggaggaggcggctgCGGGgtcggggccggggcggggggctgcgGCGGGCCGGGGGGTGCGCTCACCCGGCGCGCGGTCACGCTGAGGGTGCTCCTCAAAGATGCGCTGCTGGAGCCGGGCGCCGGGGTGCTGTCCATCTACTACCTG GGGAAGAAGTTCCTGGGAGACCTGCAGCCAGACGGGAGGATTGTGTGGCAGGAAACTGGGCAGGTGTTCAACTCTCCCAGTGCCTGGGCAACCCACTGCAAAAAGCTGGTGAACCCGGCCAAGAAGTCCGGGTGCGGCTGGGCTTCTGTCAAGTACAAGGGCCAGAAACTGGACAAGTACAAGGCAGCCTGGCTCCGGCGACACCAGCTCCACATCCCCACGGCTGCTGCCGATGAG aGCCCGGCCagtgaaggggaggaggaggagctgttgatggaggaagatgaggaggaggtTCTGGCAGGGGTCTCGACGGAGGACAAGAGTCGGAGACCACCGGGGAAGGGACCCTTGGAGCCTCCCCACCCAG AGGCCGTGCCCCCCGGGAAGCGGGTGGAAAACAAGATCCGGGTGCCCGTGCGCTACTGTATGTTGGGCAGTCGCGACTCTGCCAG GAACCCCCACACGCTGGTGGAAGTCACGTCCTTCGCTGCCATCAACAAGTTCCAGCCGTTCAACGTGGCCGTCTCCAGCAACGTGCTGTTCCTGCTG GACTTCCACAGCCACCTGACTCGCAGCGAGGTcgtggggtacctggggggccgCTGGGACATCAACAGCCAGA TGCTCACGGTGCTGAGAGCCTTCCCCTGTCGCAGCCGCCTGGGGGACGCGGATATGGCCGCCGCCATGGAAGAGGAG ATCTACCAGAGCCTGCTCCTGCGGGGCCTGTCCCTGGTGGGCTGGTACCACAGCCACCCGCACAGCCCTGCGCTGCCGTCGCTGCGGGACATAGACTCGCAGATGGACTACCAGCTGCGCCTGCAGGGCTCCAGCAACGGCTTCCAGCCCTGCCTCGCCCTGCTCTGCT CCCCTTACTACTCTGGCAATCCTGGCCCTGAGTCCAAGATCTCGCCGTTCTGGGTGATGCCGCCCCCTGAG CAAAGGCCCAGTGACTACGGCATCCCCATGGACGTGGAGATGGCCTACGTCCAGGACAACTTCCTGACTAATGACATCTTGCATGAGATG ATGCTGCTGGTGGAGTTCTACAAGGGCGCCCCGGACCTCGTGAAGTTCCAGGAGCCCTGGAGCCAGGAGCACACGTACCTGGACAAGCTGAAG ATGTCCCTGGCCAGCAGGACACCCAAGGACCAGGGCCTGTGCCATGTACTGGAGCAGGTCTACAGCCTTCTTAAACAAGGGAGCTGA
- the SH3GL1 gene encoding endophilin-A2 isoform X1, with product MSVAGLKKQFYKASQLVSEKVGGAEGTKLDEDFKEMEKKVDVTSKAVTEVLARTIEYLQPNPASRAKLTMLNTVSKIRGQVKNPGYPQSEGLLGECMIRHGKELGGESNFGDALLDAGESMKRLAEVKDSLDIEVKQNFIDPLQNLCDKDLKEIQHHLKKLEGRRLDFDYKKKRQGRIPDEELRQALEKFEESKEVAETSMHNLLETDIEQVSQLSALVDAQLDYHRQAVQILDELADKLKRRMRDASSRPKREYKPKPREPFDLGEPEQSNGGFPCATAPKITPSSSFRSSDKPIRTPSRSMPPLDQPSCKALYDFEPENAGELGFHEGDVITLTNQIDENWYEGMLHGQSGFFPLSYVEVLVPLPQ from the exons ATGTCGGTGGCGGGGCTGAAGAAGCAGTTCTACAAGGCGAGCCAG CTGGTCAGCGAGAAGGTCGGAGGGGCTGAAGGGACCAAGCTTGATGAagacttcaaagaaatggagaag AAGGTGGATGTCACCAGCAAGGCTGTGACGGAAGTGCTGGCCAGAACCATCGAGTACCTGCAGCCCAACCCAG CTTCACGGGCCAAGTTGACGATGCTCAACACGGTGTCCAAGATCCGCGGGCAGGTGAAGAACCCTGGCTACCCACAGTCGGAGGGCCTGCTGGGCGAGTGCATGATCCGCCACGGGAAGGAGCTGGGCGGCGAGTCCAACTTCG GGGACGCCCTGCTGGATGCGGGGGAGTCCATGAAGCGCCTGGCGGAGGTGAAGGACTCTCTCGACATCGAGGTCAAGCAGAACTTCATCGACCCCCTGCAGAACCTGTGTGACAAAGACCTGAAGGAGATCCAG caccaCCTGAAGAAGCTGGAGGGCCGCCGCCTGGACTTCGACTACAAGAAGAAACGACAGGGCAGGATCCCTGACGAGGAGCTGCGGCAGGCCCTAGAGAAGTTCGAGGAGTCCAAGGAGGTGGCCGAGACCAGCATGCACAACCTCCTGGAGACCGAT ATCGAGCAGGTGAGCCAGCTCTCCGCGCTGGTGGACGCCCAGCTGGACTACCACCGGCAGGCCGTGCAGATCCTGGACGAGCTGGCCGACAAGCTGAAGCGGAG GATGCGGGACGCCTCCTCTCGTCCCAAGCGGGAATACAAGCCCAAGCCTCGGGAGCCCTTCGACCTTGGGGAGCCTGAGCAGTCCAATGGGGGCTTCCCCTGTGCCACGGCCCCCAAAATCACAC CTTCGTCATCTTTCCGGTCATCGGACAAGCCCATCCGGACCCCCAGCAGGAGCATGC ccccccTGGACCAGCCAAGCTGCAAAGCGCTGTACGACTTCGAGCCCGAGAACGCCGGGGAGCTGGGCTTCCATGAGGGTGACGTCATCACGCTGACCAACCAGATCGACGAGAACTGGTACGAGGGCATGCTCCACGGCCAGTCGGGCTTCTTCCCCCTCAGCTACGTGGAGGTGCTGGTGCCCCTGCCCCAGTGA
- the MPND gene encoding MPN domain-containing protein isoform X2 — translation MAAPEPLSPAGGAGEEAPDEDEDEAEAEDPERPAGAGGARSGGGSCVGGGGGGGGGGGCGVGAGAGGCGGPGGALTRRAVTLRVLLKDALLEPGAGVLSIYYLGKKFLGDLQPDGRIVWQETGQVFNSPSAWATHCKKLVNPAKKSGCGWASVKYKGQKLDKYKAAWLRRHQLHIPTAAADESPASEGEEEELLMEEDEEEVLAGVSTEDKSRRPPGKGPLEPPHPEAVPPGKRVENKIRVPVRYCMLGSRDSARAGSRGLGSWLLKLWGCGTVWLRQEPPHAGGSHVLRCHQQVPAVQRGRLQQRAVPAVLTVLRAFPCRSRLGDADMAAAMEEEIYQSLLLRGLSLVGWYHSHPHSPALPSLRDIDSQMDYQLRLQGSSNGFQPCLALLCSPYYSGNPGPESKISPFWVMPPPEQRPSDYGIPMDVEMAYVQDNFLTNDILHEMMLLVEFYKGAPDLVKFQEPWSQEHTYLDKLKMSLASRTPKDQGLCHVLEQVYSLLKQGS, via the exons ATGGCAG CTCCGGAGCCGCTGTCCCCGGCGGGCGGCGCCGGCGAGGAGGCGCCGGACGAGGATGAGGACGAGGCGGAGGCCGAGGACCCCGAGCGCCCGGCTGGTGCGGGCGGCGCGCGTAGCGGAGGCGGCAGCTGtgtcggcggcggcggcggcggaggaggaggaggcggctgCGGGgtcggggccggggcggggggctgcgGCGGGCCGGGGGGTGCGCTCACCCGGCGCGCGGTCACGCTGAGGGTGCTCCTCAAAGATGCGCTGCTGGAGCCGGGCGCCGGGGTGCTGTCCATCTACTACCTG GGGAAGAAGTTCCTGGGAGACCTGCAGCCAGACGGGAGGATTGTGTGGCAGGAAACTGGGCAGGTGTTCAACTCTCCCAGTGCCTGGGCAACCCACTGCAAAAAGCTGGTGAACCCGGCCAAGAAGTCCGGGTGCGGCTGGGCTTCTGTCAAGTACAAGGGCCAGAAACTGGACAAGTACAAGGCAGCCTGGCTCCGGCGACACCAGCTCCACATCCCCACGGCTGCTGCCGATGAG aGCCCGGCCagtgaaggggaggaggaggagctgttgatggaggaagatgaggaggaggtTCTGGCAGGGGTCTCGACGGAGGACAAGAGTCGGAGACCACCGGGGAAGGGACCCTTGGAGCCTCCCCACCCAG AGGCCGTGCCCCCCGGGAAGCGGGTGGAAAACAAGATCCGGGTGCCCGTGCGCTACTGTATGTTGGGCAGTCGCGACTCTGCCAG AGCTGGCTCCAGAGGCCTGGGGAGCTGGCTCCTGAAGCTATGGGGCTGTGGGACCGTCTGGCTCCGACAGGAACCCCCACACGCTGGTGGAAGTCACGTCCTTCGCTGCCATCAACAAGTTCCAGCCGTTCAACGTGGCCGTCTCCAGCAACGTGCTGTTCCTGCTG TGCTCACGGTGCTGAGAGCCTTCCCCTGTCGCAGCCGCCTGGGGGACGCGGATATGGCCGCCGCCATGGAAGAGGAG ATCTACCAGAGCCTGCTCCTGCGGGGCCTGTCCCTGGTGGGCTGGTACCACAGCCACCCGCACAGCCCTGCGCTGCCGTCGCTGCGGGACATAGACTCGCAGATGGACTACCAGCTGCGCCTGCAGGGCTCCAGCAACGGCTTCCAGCCCTGCCTCGCCCTGCTCTGCT CCCCTTACTACTCTGGCAATCCTGGCCCTGAGTCCAAGATCTCGCCGTTCTGGGTGATGCCGCCCCCTGAG CAAAGGCCCAGTGACTACGGCATCCCCATGGACGTGGAGATGGCCTACGTCCAGGACAACTTCCTGACTAATGACATCTTGCATGAGATG ATGCTGCTGGTGGAGTTCTACAAGGGCGCCCCGGACCTCGTGAAGTTCCAGGAGCCCTGGAGCCAGGAGCACACGTACCTGGACAAGCTGAAG ATGTCCCTGGCCAGCAGGACACCCAAGGACCAGGGCCTGTGCCATGTACTGGAGCAGGTCTACAGCCTTCTTAAACAAGGGAGCTGA
- the SH3GL1 gene encoding endophilin-A2 isoform X2 — MSVAGLKKQFYKASQLVSEKVGGAEGTKLDEDFKEMEKKVDVTSKAVTEVLARTIEYLQPNPASRAKLTMLNTVSKIRGQVKNPGYPQSEGLLGECMIRHGKELGGESNFGDALLDAGESMKRLAEVKDSLDIEVKQNFIDPLQNLCDKDLKEIQHHLKKLEGRRLDFDYKKKRQGRIPDEELRQALEKFEESKEVAETSMHNLLETDIEQVSQLSALVDAQLDYHRQAVQILDELADKLKRSFVIFPVIGQAHPDPQQEHAPPGPAKLQSAVRLRARERRGAGLP; from the exons ATGTCGGTGGCGGGGCTGAAGAAGCAGTTCTACAAGGCGAGCCAG CTGGTCAGCGAGAAGGTCGGAGGGGCTGAAGGGACCAAGCTTGATGAagacttcaaagaaatggagaag AAGGTGGATGTCACCAGCAAGGCTGTGACGGAAGTGCTGGCCAGAACCATCGAGTACCTGCAGCCCAACCCAG CTTCACGGGCCAAGTTGACGATGCTCAACACGGTGTCCAAGATCCGCGGGCAGGTGAAGAACCCTGGCTACCCACAGTCGGAGGGCCTGCTGGGCGAGTGCATGATCCGCCACGGGAAGGAGCTGGGCGGCGAGTCCAACTTCG GGGACGCCCTGCTGGATGCGGGGGAGTCCATGAAGCGCCTGGCGGAGGTGAAGGACTCTCTCGACATCGAGGTCAAGCAGAACTTCATCGACCCCCTGCAGAACCTGTGTGACAAAGACCTGAAGGAGATCCAG caccaCCTGAAGAAGCTGGAGGGCCGCCGCCTGGACTTCGACTACAAGAAGAAACGACAGGGCAGGATCCCTGACGAGGAGCTGCGGCAGGCCCTAGAGAAGTTCGAGGAGTCCAAGGAGGTGGCCGAGACCAGCATGCACAACCTCCTGGAGACCGAT ATCGAGCAGGTGAGCCAGCTCTCCGCGCTGGTGGACGCCCAGCTGGACTACCACCGGCAGGCCGTGCAGATCCTGGACGAGCTGGCCGACAAGCTGAAGCGGAG CTTCGTCATCTTTCCGGTCATCGGACAAGCCCATCCGGACCCCCAGCAGGAGCATGC ccccccTGGACCAGCCAAGCTGCAAAGCGCTGTACGACTTCGAGCCCGAGAACGCCGGGGAGCTGGGCTTCCATGA